A genomic window from Micromonospora ferruginea includes:
- a CDS encoding STM4011 family radical SAM protein yields MNLSVLYRGPLASCNYDCPYCPFAKRRDPPELLRADRAALARFTGWVAATTDVRLSVLFTPWGEGLTRSWYRDAMTSLSHLPHVDRVVIQTNLAARVDWLADADPGSAALWATYHPGQVERARFLRRCARLTELGVRYSVGVVGLPEHLDEARALRAALPPAVYLWVNAAEGRRYDAVEEATWTALDPHFGYSVRPHLSLGRPCHAGETAVSVLGDGTVRRCHFIPTPIGNLYDGSWRAALKPRGCDAAVCDCHIGYVHLKPLGLRDVFAGGVLERIPAAWPPPASTAR; encoded by the coding sequence ATGAACCTGTCCGTCCTCTACCGGGGGCCACTGGCGAGCTGCAACTACGACTGTCCCTACTGTCCGTTCGCCAAGCGGCGCGACCCGCCGGAGCTGCTGCGCGCCGACCGGGCGGCGCTGGCCCGGTTCACCGGGTGGGTGGCCGCGACCACCGACGTGCGGCTGTCGGTGCTGTTCACGCCCTGGGGCGAGGGGTTGACCCGGAGCTGGTACCGGGACGCGATGACGTCGCTGTCCCACCTGCCGCACGTGGACCGGGTGGTCATCCAGACCAATCTCGCCGCCCGCGTCGACTGGCTGGCCGACGCCGATCCCGGCTCGGCCGCGCTCTGGGCGACCTACCACCCGGGGCAGGTCGAGCGGGCGCGGTTCCTGCGCCGCTGCGCGCGCCTGACCGAGCTGGGCGTCCGGTACTCGGTCGGGGTGGTCGGCCTGCCCGAGCACCTCGACGAGGCGCGGGCGCTGCGGGCCGCGTTGCCGCCGGCCGTCTACCTGTGGGTCAACGCGGCCGAGGGCCGCCGTTACGACGCCGTGGAGGAGGCGACCTGGACCGCGCTGGACCCGCACTTCGGCTACAGCGTCCGGCCGCACCTGTCGCTCGGCCGGCCCTGCCACGCCGGTGAGACCGCCGTCTCGGTGCTGGGTGACGGCACGGTCCGCCGCTGCCACTTCATCCCCACCCCGATCGGCAACCTGTACGACGGGTCGTGGCGGGCCGCGTTGAAGCCCCGAGGGTGCGACGCCGCGGTCTGCGACTGCCACATCGGGTACGTCCATCTGAAGCCGCTCGGCCTGCGGGACGTGTTCGCCGGCGGGGTGCTGGAGCGGATTCCGGCCGCCTGGCCGCCACCGGCCTCGACGGCGCGCTGA
- a CDS encoding STM4012 family radical SAM protein, which yields MTSTDPSLDGSAYQQYLYAYPHKTSYRPLRPRPRLADVWRGEAHDALFLYLHVPFCEMRCGFCNLFTRANAPAEQVTAYLRQVRRQAERVAEALGDDAGYARAAFGGGTPTYLTADELAELFAVATDTIGARLPGVPLSVETSPATATPDRLAVLAAHGATRVSIGVQSFLDAEARAAGRPQRRAEVEAALAAIRDARIPSLNIDLIYGIDGQTADTWRQSLDAALAWRPEELFLYPLYVRPLTGLGRRAHARADWDAQRLALYRQAVETLGAAGYRQESMRQFRRADVPAPDGPDYCCQDDGMVGLGCGARSYTTALHYSFDYAVSVTQVRAVLDDYLGRPADDFAYAEFGFRLDGAEQRRRWLLTSLLRADGVDAGAYRARFGRPPGEDFPQLGRLVERGWATDGGLRLTDAGLARSDAVGPWLTSAEVRHAMTGYALR from the coding sequence GTGACCAGCACCGATCCGAGCCTCGACGGCTCCGCCTACCAGCAGTACCTCTACGCCTACCCGCACAAGACCTCCTACCGGCCGCTGCGTCCCCGGCCCCGGCTGGCCGACGTGTGGCGGGGTGAGGCGCACGACGCGCTCTTCCTCTACCTGCACGTGCCGTTCTGTGAGATGCGGTGCGGCTTCTGCAACCTGTTCACCCGCGCGAACGCCCCGGCGGAGCAGGTCACGGCGTACCTGCGGCAGGTGCGTCGACAGGCCGAGCGGGTCGCCGAGGCGCTCGGCGACGACGCCGGGTACGCCCGGGCGGCGTTCGGCGGCGGCACCCCCACCTACCTCACCGCCGACGAGCTGGCCGAGCTGTTCGCCGTCGCCACCGACACGATCGGCGCGCGCCTGCCGGGCGTACCGCTGTCGGTGGAGACCTCGCCGGCCACCGCGACGCCGGACCGGCTCGCGGTGCTCGCCGCGCACGGCGCCACCCGGGTGAGCATCGGCGTGCAGAGCTTCCTCGACGCCGAAGCCCGCGCCGCCGGCCGGCCGCAGCGCCGCGCCGAGGTGGAGGCCGCGCTGGCCGCGATCCGGGACGCCCGGATCCCGTCGCTGAACATCGACCTGATCTACGGGATCGACGGGCAGACCGCCGACACCTGGCGGCAGAGCCTGGACGCGGCGCTGGCCTGGCGGCCGGAGGAGCTGTTCCTCTATCCGCTCTACGTCCGCCCGCTCACCGGTCTGGGCCGGCGCGCGCACGCCCGCGCCGACTGGGACGCCCAGCGGCTCGCGCTCTACCGGCAGGCGGTGGAGACGCTCGGCGCGGCCGGTTACCGACAGGAGTCGATGCGGCAGTTCCGCCGCGCCGACGTGCCGGCGCCGGACGGCCCGGACTACTGCTGCCAGGACGACGGCATGGTCGGCCTGGGCTGCGGGGCCCGCTCCTACACCACCGCGTTGCACTACTCCTTCGACTACGCGGTGAGCGTGACGCAGGTGCGCGCGGTGCTCGACGACTACCTCGGCCGGCCCGCCGACGACTTCGCGTACGCCGAGTTCGGTTTCCGGCTGGACGGCGCGGAGCAGCGCCGCCGCTGGCTGTTGACGTCGCTGCTGCGCGCCGACGGGGTGGACGCCGGCGCCTACCGGGCGCGCTTCGGGCGTCCGCCGGGTGAGGACTTCCCCCAGCTCGGCCGGCTGGTCGAGCGGGGTTGGGCCACCGACGGCGGGCTACGGCTCACCGACGCCGGGCTGGCCCGCTCCGACGCCGTCGGCCCGTGGCTGACCTCCGCCGAGGTGCGGCACGCGATGACCGGGTACGCGTTGCGATGA
- a CDS encoding STM4013/SEN3800 family hydrolase — MRDLIGDHDLLLVTLDTLRYDVAAELAAAGRTPRLARVLPGGRWERRHSPASFTYAAHHAFFAGFLPTPAGPGRHERRFAAAFPGSETAGADTWVFDAPDLPTALAGAGYHTLCLGGVGFFNRHSPLGSVLPGLFTEAHWEPEFGVTSPTCLDAQLDRLAEVLARVPARRPLFTFLNVAALHQPNRHHLPGAETDSRASHAAALEYVDGRVDRLFRLVTGRGRPVFTIVCSDHGTAYGEDGHTGHRIGHDVVWTVPYADFTLHPGEW; from the coding sequence GTGCGCGACCTGATCGGCGACCACGACCTGCTCCTGGTCACGCTGGACACGTTGCGCTACGACGTGGCGGCCGAGCTGGCCGCGGCGGGGCGGACGCCGCGCCTGGCCCGGGTGTTGCCCGGTGGCCGGTGGGAGCGCCGGCACTCCCCGGCCAGCTTCACCTACGCCGCGCACCACGCGTTCTTCGCCGGCTTCCTGCCCACTCCGGCCGGGCCGGGCCGGCACGAGCGGCGCTTCGCGGCGGCCTTTCCCGGCAGCGAGACGGCCGGCGCCGACACGTGGGTGTTCGACGCCCCGGACCTGCCGACCGCGCTGGCCGGGGCCGGCTACCACACGCTGTGCCTGGGCGGGGTGGGCTTCTTCAACCGGCACAGTCCGTTGGGTTCGGTGCTGCCCGGCCTGTTCACCGAGGCGCACTGGGAGCCGGAGTTCGGGGTCACGTCCCCGACCTGCCTGGACGCCCAGCTCGACCGGTTGGCGGAGGTGCTGGCCCGGGTGCCGGCGCGCCGTCCGCTGTTCACCTTCCTCAACGTGGCCGCGCTGCACCAGCCCAACCGGCACCACCTGCCGGGCGCCGAGACCGACAGCCGGGCCAGTCACGCCGCCGCGCTGGAATACGTCGACGGCCGTGTCGACCGGCTGTTCCGCCTGGTCACCGGGCGGGGCCGGCCGGTGTTCACGATCGTCTGCTCCGACCACGGCACCGCCTACGGGGAGGACGGCCACACCGGCCACCGGATCGGCCACGACGTGGTGTGGACCGTCCCCTACGCCGACTTCACCCTGCACCCGGGAGAATGGTGA
- a CDS encoding STM4014 family protein, with protein sequence MRLTVVGNPANRRVALFDRAVRDAGLPAPDVLPWVDVLTGAAPPPAGALVRVDSPGEDPLVDRLLRGAPTAARHGELVGLADAYAGLVAGLARVAAGGAELLNHPDDVAVLCDKRRCHAVLAAAGVPVPAALPPVGGYAALREAMAAAGWHRVFVKPAHGSSAAGVLALAVGPRGVQADTTVEATPDGLFNSLRVRRLTDEAAVAAIVDRLAPDGLHVERWLPKAGLGDRVVDVRVLVVAGRPTHAVVRAARGPLTNLHLGNARGDLAALRAAAGASAWSAAMETCERVAACFRGSLHVGVDLMFRTGWRRHAVAEVNAFGDLLPGVLVDGRDAYAEQVHALTTGRWRRRAEVTACAT encoded by the coding sequence ATGCGACTGACCGTGGTGGGCAACCCGGCCAACCGCCGGGTGGCGCTGTTCGACCGGGCGGTGCGCGACGCCGGCCTGCCGGCGCCCGACGTGCTGCCCTGGGTCGACGTGCTGACCGGGGCCGCGCCGCCGCCGGCCGGCGCGCTGGTGCGGGTGGACTCCCCCGGCGAGGACCCGCTCGTCGACCGGCTGCTGCGCGGCGCGCCCACCGCCGCCCGGCACGGCGAGCTGGTCGGCCTCGCCGACGCGTACGCCGGTCTGGTCGCCGGCCTCGCCCGGGTCGCCGCCGGCGGCGCGGAGCTGCTCAACCATCCGGACGACGTGGCCGTGCTGTGCGACAAGCGGCGCTGTCACGCCGTGCTGGCGGCGGCCGGCGTGCCGGTGCCGGCCGCGCTGCCTCCGGTCGGCGGCTACGCCGCGCTGCGCGAGGCGATGGCCGCGGCCGGCTGGCACCGGGTCTTCGTCAAGCCCGCGCACGGCTCGTCGGCCGCCGGGGTGCTCGCGCTCGCGGTCGGTCCGCGCGGCGTGCAGGCCGACACCACGGTCGAGGCCACCCCGGACGGGTTGTTCAACTCGCTGCGGGTGCGCCGGCTCACCGACGAGGCGGCCGTGGCCGCGATCGTCGACCGGCTGGCCCCCGACGGGCTGCACGTCGAGCGGTGGCTGCCCAAGGCCGGCCTGGGCGACCGGGTGGTCGACGTGCGGGTGCTGGTGGTCGCCGGCCGCCCCACGCACGCGGTGGTCCGGGCCGCCCGCGGTCCCCTGACCAACCTGCACCTCGGCAACGCCCGGGGGGACCTGGCCGCGCTGCGCGCCGCGGCCGGCGCGTCGGCCTGGTCGGCGGCGATGGAGACCTGCGAGCGGGTCGCGGCCTGCTTCCGCGGCTCGCTGCACGTCGGCGTCGACCTGATGTTCCGCACCGGGTGGCGTCGGCACGCGGTCGCCGAGGTGAACGCGTTCGGCGACCTGCTGCCCGGCGTGCTCGTCGACGGCCGGGACGCCTACGCCGAGCAGGTGCACGCGCTGACCACCGGCCGGTGGCGGCGGCGGGCGGAGGTGACCGCGTGCGCGACCTGA
- a CDS encoding STM4015 family protein: MINSHVSSFAGLPVLPFTPGMALPDDPSAVAWRLEVEEFDAEPEEFAALVHALRDEVPAEAVRAVVVGEWGEAYERALPVDLLVEAASSWTGLRALFLADLVAEQCEISWLTHGDVTSLLAACPGLEVLWIRGAQGLRLAPDRHAGLRELRIESGGLPAEVTRGVGAADLPALRRLDLWLGRADYGRDTTPDDLAGVLAGDHLPALRHLAVCNAENADAVAAAVADAPVVRRLEVLDLSMGVLTDTGAATLLAGQPLTHLRRLDLHHHFLSDEAAASVVAALPEVEVDVSDPQTAEVYDGRQYFFTAVGE; the protein is encoded by the coding sequence GTGATCAACTCGCACGTGTCGTCGTTCGCCGGATTGCCGGTGCTGCCGTTCACACCGGGAATGGCCCTGCCGGACGATCCGTCCGCGGTGGCGTGGCGCCTCGAGGTCGAGGAGTTCGACGCGGAGCCGGAGGAGTTCGCCGCCCTGGTCCACGCGCTGCGCGACGAGGTGCCGGCCGAGGCGGTCCGGGCCGTCGTGGTGGGCGAGTGGGGCGAGGCGTACGAGCGCGCGCTGCCGGTGGACCTGCTGGTCGAGGCCGCGTCGAGCTGGACCGGGCTGCGCGCGCTGTTCCTCGCCGACCTGGTCGCCGAGCAGTGCGAGATCTCCTGGCTGACCCACGGCGACGTCACCTCGCTGCTGGCGGCCTGCCCGGGGCTGGAGGTGCTGTGGATCCGCGGCGCCCAGGGCCTGCGGCTGGCGCCGGACCGGCACGCCGGGCTGCGCGAGCTGCGGATCGAGTCCGGCGGCCTGCCGGCCGAGGTGACGCGCGGCGTCGGCGCCGCCGACCTGCCGGCGCTGCGCCGGCTCGACCTGTGGCTCGGCCGGGCGGACTACGGCCGCGACACCACGCCGGACGACCTGGCGGGCGTGCTGGCCGGCGACCACCTGCCGGCGCTGCGGCACCTGGCGGTGTGCAACGCGGAGAACGCCGACGCGGTCGCCGCGGCGGTGGCGGACGCGCCGGTCGTGCGCCGGCTGGAGGTGCTCGACCTGTCCATGGGCGTGCTCACCGACACCGGCGCGGCGACGCTGCTGGCCGGCCAGCCACTCACCCACCTGCGCCGGCTCGACCTGCACCACCACTTCCTCTCCGACGAGGCGGCCGCGTCGGTGGTCGCCGCGCTGCCCGAGGTCGAGGTCGACGTCTCCGACCCGCAGACCGCCGAGGTGTACGACGGCCGGCAGTACTTCTTCACCGCCGTCGGGGAGTGA
- a CDS encoding MerR family transcriptional regulator, whose amino-acid sequence MRIGELSARTGVSARSIRYYEQQGLLAAVRTASGQRVFAESAVERVRLIQRLFDAGLSSRRMSELLPCVTNPDIRTRWLTDRLREERTRMEAEMARLAHAVAVLDEVVTDMTVADGPVPDRACP is encoded by the coding sequence ATGCGGATCGGTGAACTGTCGGCGCGTACCGGAGTCAGCGCCCGGTCGATCCGCTACTACGAGCAGCAGGGGCTGCTCGCCGCCGTGCGTACCGCCAGCGGGCAGCGGGTGTTCGCGGAGTCGGCGGTCGAGCGGGTACGCCTCATCCAGCGGCTCTTCGACGCCGGGTTGAGCAGCCGGCGGATGTCCGAGCTGCTGCCCTGCGTGACCAACCCCGACATCCGCACCCGCTGGCTGACCGACCGGCTGCGCGAGGAGCGGACCCGGATGGAGGCCGAGATGGCGCGGCTCGCGCACGCCGTCGCGGTGCTCGACGAGGTCGTCACCGACATGACCGTCGCGGACGGCCCGGTGCCGGACAGGGCTTGCCCCTGA
- a CDS encoding 12-oxophytodienoate reductase, whose product MTTTLAAGSPVAPLIEPVTVAGMPMRTRFVMAPMTRNRAPGGVPTPEVADYYRRRAEQGVGLIVTEGVLVDHPSAGHEDTVPRLTPGPAEAGWRRVVEAVHGAGGRIAAQLWHLGSLREPIDGRAAWTPSGVPEPGRPVGHAMTGSDMDELLAAYAAAARVAARVGFDAVEIHAAHGYLLDEFLWPDTNRRTDAYGGSPARRAAFPAAVVRAVRDRFPADRPVIVRFSQFKERAFDARIAETPAELAEILGAFAEAGADVLHASQRRFWQPAFAGSPWNLAGWAKRLTGLPSITVGSVGLTRDFLRPGGPESVSGLTRRLAEGEFDLVALGRALLGNPAWVTHAATGRSAEIVDYRKAHEKVYP is encoded by the coding sequence ATGACCACCACGCTCGCCGCCGGATCGCCGGTGGCACCGCTGATCGAACCCGTCACCGTCGCCGGGATGCCGATGCGCACCCGGTTCGTCATGGCGCCGATGACCCGCAACCGCGCGCCCGGCGGGGTGCCGACGCCGGAGGTCGCCGACTACTACCGGCGGCGCGCCGAGCAGGGCGTCGGGCTGATCGTCACCGAGGGAGTCCTGGTCGACCACCCGAGCGCCGGTCACGAGGACACCGTGCCGCGGCTGACACCCGGGCCGGCCGAGGCGGGCTGGCGGCGGGTGGTCGAGGCGGTCCACGGCGCGGGCGGCCGGATCGCCGCGCAGCTGTGGCACCTGGGCAGCCTGCGCGAGCCGATCGACGGCCGGGCAGCCTGGACGCCGTCGGGCGTACCCGAGCCGGGCCGCCCGGTCGGGCACGCCATGACCGGCTCCGACATGGACGAGCTGCTGGCGGCGTACGCGGCGGCGGCGCGGGTCGCCGCCCGGGTCGGGTTCGACGCGGTGGAGATCCACGCCGCGCACGGCTACCTGCTGGACGAGTTCCTGTGGCCGGACACGAACCGGCGGACCGACGCGTACGGCGGCTCACCGGCGCGGCGGGCCGCGTTCCCGGCCGCGGTGGTGCGGGCGGTCCGCGACCGGTTCCCGGCGGACCGGCCGGTGATCGTGCGGTTCTCGCAGTTCAAGGAGCGCGCGTTCGACGCCCGGATCGCGGAGACGCCGGCCGAGCTGGCGGAGATCCTCGGCGCGTTCGCCGAGGCCGGCGCGGACGTCCTGCACGCGTCGCAGCGCCGGTTCTGGCAGCCCGCGTTCGCCGGCTCGCCGTGGAACCTGGCGGGCTGGGCGAAGCGCCTCACCGGGCTGCCGTCGATCACCGTGGGCTCGGTCGGCCTGACCCGCGACTTCCTGCGTCCGGGCGGCCCGGAGTCGGTGTCCGGGCTGACCCGCCGGCTAGCCGAGGGCGAGTTCGACCTGGTCGCGCTGGGCCGTGCCCTGCTCGGCAATCCGGCCTGGGTGACGCATGCGGCGACCGGCCGGTCGGCGGAGATCGTGGACTACCGCAAGGCGCACGAGAAGGTGTATCCCTGA